The genome window CTTGCCGGATCAATGATATGTACATAATCGTCACCGACTTTCATATCCGGATCCATTTTTTGAGCATCTTCAATGGAAATCTCGGCCACAGGATTTGTTACCGGATCGGCAACAACAACGTTTTGGTAAATTTCAATTGCCGGTTTGTCTAAGTTAACGATCACATCAAAGTTGTCCGTTGAGCCGTACTTTTTTTTGATCATCATTTTAAAAATTTCCTCGATGACCAAATTGAGTTCATCCTTCTCAATGTTTTTTTCACGGGCAATCTGCGTAAACGCATCGACTATCATGCCACCGTGTTCCATGCTGCCTCCGATAAATGGTTCACTATATTAATTTGTTTTCTAATTTATTCTTTTTACAACTACCACTTCAGTTTTATCTTAGCCTGTTTAATCTGGCTAAGTTCAATGGTGATATCTGAAGTTTGTTTTTTTGCTAACTGGACTCGAAGCGTAACATTATTATCTCCCACGCCAACCACAGTTCCTTCCATTGTTTTATCGCCTTGGTCCGATAAATATGTCATTATTATGGTTCTGCCCATGTTTTTGCGAAATTGCCAATCTTGTGAGATCGGACGCTCCAAACCGGGAGACGAAACTTCGAGAAGATAATTTTCACCTAAAAAATTTTCCGCATCAAGAACTGTCTCAATTTCACGGCTAAATTCACGACAGCGGTCTATTATTATCCCTTTTTCACTATCGAGAAATACACGCAACATATAACGACCGGATGTGGATTTCAAATCAATATCCACAATTTTAAATTCAGTATTTTCAATAATTTTACTGACTATGTTTCGTATACGCGTTTGTAAATTATTCACTTTTATAACTTTATGAAAACAAAAAAGTGGGTCTTGCGAACCCACTCCGTAATAGGTAAAGAAGCTGTCCGTAAATATAAAGCTTCTTTTTACGTAATGCAAGTATTTTTTGATTCAACTTTGGGAAACGGAAGCAACATCGTACCCCCCTTTGGATAGAAGGGAAAGAAGGATTGAGATTGGTGATAGAACATTGCAGGAAGTCTTGCGAGCGTAGCGA of bacterium contains these proteins:
- a CDS encoding ribosome maturation factor RimP; this translates as MNNLQTRIRNIVSKIIENTEFKIVDIDLKSTSGRYMLRVFLDSEKGIIIDRCREFSREIETVLDAENFLGENYLLEVSSPGLERPISQDWQFRKNMGRTIIMTYLSDQGDKTMEGTVVGVGDNNVTLRVQLAKKQTSDITIELSQIKQAKIKLKW